GCTCAGCCTGGGCGAGGTGCTGATCATCGTCAGCCTCCTGGTCCTGCTGCTGTGGATCCCCCTGCGCGAGATGCCCGGCCTGGGCACGATCTCGAACGCCCTGGTCATCGGGATCGCGACCGACGCGACGCTGGCGATGCTCGACAGCCCCGACCACCTGGGCCTGCGGATCGCCTTGATGGTGGCGGGCGTGCTCGGCAACGGCGCGGCGACCGCGTTCTACATCGGCGCCCAGCTGGGCCGCGGCCCCCGCGACGGCCTGATGACCGGGCTCCACCGGCGCACCGGGGTGTCGCTGCGCCTGGTGCGCACCGGCCTCGAGATCACCGTCGTGGCGATCGGCCTCCTGCTCGGCGGCGCCGCCGGCGTCGGCACGGTCCTCTACGCGCTCAGCATCGGACCGGTCACGCAGGCCCTGCTGCCCGTCCTGACCGTGCGCCTGGGCCCGGCGGTCGACCCGCCCGGCGCCGACGCCGCGACGGCTACCGCTTCGTCGCGATGATGGTGGAGGCGTCCGAGGCCACCATCACCTCGACCGCGGTGAACCGCGGGTCGGTGAGCCACTGCTCACGCAGCACGTCGACGCGCCCGTAGGTCACCGGCGGCCACTGCTCGCAGGGCGTGAAGTCGTCGAGGACCACGATGCCGCCGTCGGCGACCAGGTCGGCCAGGGCGTCGACGCCGACCGCGCCGGGCTGCTCGGAGTCGAGGAACAACAAGGAGAACGGGCCCTTGTCCAGGAGCGTCGACCAGTCGGCGGCCAGGACCTCCACGAGCGGGTCGTCGGCGAAGATCTCCCCGGCCGCCTGCGCGAGCCGCGGGTCGAGCTCGGCGGTGAGGATCCGCGCCCGCTGGTCGCGCACACCGCTGCGCAGCCAGGCCGTGCCGACGCCGCAGCCGGTGCCGAACTCGGCCATCGTGCCGTCCCGCGTCGCAGCCAGGGTCGCCAGCAGCCGACCGGTCTCGTTGCGGCAGAACGAGACGTAGCCGGCGCGGCGGGAGACCTCGAAGGCGCGCCGTACGACGTCCGGCAGCTCGGGAGGGGCACTCATGGCCGCGAGTCTGTCATCTCGGGACCCGCGTCTCGGATCGCGGACACATTCCGGAAATCGGTAGCCGCCGTCCGCTGGGCGAGCCTAGGCTGTGTCCATCATGCGGAGCATCCTCGTACTTATCGAGCGCCGCGGCGAGGCCCAGCAGCAGTAGCTGCCAGTGAGGCCCCCTCGCCGCGGTGGTTCGGCGTTGCGTGTGGTCTCACGGCACATCTGAAGATGTCTCCGCGGCGGGTCCTGCTTCGACAGCACGCGCGATCCGCTCCTCTCGAGGTCTACGCCTCCCCATGCGATCCATGGGTTCCTAGTCCCCACCGCGGGGTCATCTCCGGCTGTGGCGTCATGCCGCCGGAACAACCGCGCCACACCGCGCAGGAACCCGTCAGATCAGCCACCGAGAAGGAGTCACGACATGTACGACATGTACCCCGAGTGGGGCCCCGCCGCGCACAACCCGGAGAACCCCCGGAGCTGGGAAGCGGTCCAGACCTCGCTCGACCTGCGGGACAACGGCGGTCAGCGCCCCGACGACAACTAGCGTTCGGCCCATGACCACCACTCCTGCCTCGTCCGGTTCCGTCAACCTCGCCGTCATCCCCGGCGACGGCATCGGGCAGGAGGTGACCACCGAGGCGCTCAAGGTCCTCGAGGTCGCCGCCCCGGCAGGGATGCACGTCGCCCAGACCAGCTACGACCTCGGCGCGGAGCGCTACCTCGCGACCGGCGAGGTGCTGCCCGACACCGTGCTCAGCGAGATCCGCGGGCACGACGCCATCCTGCTCGGCGCCGTCGGTGGCAAGCCGAACGACCCGAACCTACCGCCGGGCATCCTCGAGCGCGGGCTGCTGCTGCGGCTGCGCTTCGAGCTCGACCACTACGTGAACCTGCGCCCCTCGCGGATCTTCCCCGGCGTCACCTCGCCGCTGAGCCGCGAGATCCTCGGCGACGACGAGGTCGACTTCGTCGTCGTGCGCGAGGGCACCGAGGGCCCCTACACGGGCAACGGTGGCGCGCTGCGCGTCGGCACCCCGGCCGAGGTCGCCACCGAGGTCTCGGTCAACACGGCGTACGGCGTGGAGCGGGTGCTGCGTGACGCCTTCGCCCGCGCCGAGCGCCGCCCGCGCAAGAAGCTGACCCTGGTCCACAAGACCAACGTGCTCGTCCACGCCGGTGCGGTGTGGTGGCGCCTGACCCAGGAGGTCGCCGCCGAGCACCCGGACGTCACCGTCGACTACATGCACATCGACGCCGCGATGATCCACATGACCACCAACCCGCAGCGCTTCGACGTGATCGTCACCGACAACCTCTTCGGCGACATCATCACCGACCTCGCCGGTGCGATCAGTGGCGGCATCGGCCTGGCCGCCTCCGGGAACATCAACCCCGACCGCACCGCGCCGTCGATGTTCGAGCCCGTCCACGGCTCGGCGCCGGACATTGCCGGTCAGCAGGTCGCGGACCCCACCGCCGCGATCCTCTCGGTCTCGCTGCTGCTCGACCACCTCGGGCACGCCGAGGCCGCGAGCGTCGTCGAGCAGGCCGTGATGGCCGACCTCGCCGAGCGCGGCACGACCACGCGGCGCACCTCCGAGGTCGGCGACGCGATCGCGAAGCGCGTCGCGGGCTGACCTCCGCCCTGCACCCGACCGCCCTGCACCCACCACACGAGAGCGCGTAGTTTGATGCCCATGGAGATCAGCGTCACCGGCAACGCCGCGCCCGTCCCCGACGACCGTCTCGCCGAGATCCTCTCGGCGCCGGGCTTCGGTGTGCACTTCACCGACCACATGCTCACGGTCGAGTGGACCCCCGAGAAGGGGTGGCACGACGCGCGCATCACGCCGTACGGCCCGATCACGCTCGACCCGGCCACGGCGGTCCTGCACTACGCGCAGGAGACCTTCGAGGGGATGAAGGCCTACCGGCACGAGGACGGCTCGATCTGGAGCTTCCGCCCCGAGGAGAACGGTGCGCGGATGGCGCGCTCCAGCCACCGCCTGGCGCTGCCGGTCCTCGAGGTGGAGGACTTCGTCGCCGCGGTCGACGCCCTCGTGCGCGTCGACGAGCGCTGGGTGCCGGACGGCGCGGGGGAGAAGAGCCTCTACCTGCGTCCCTTCATGTTCGCCTCGGAGAAGTTCCTGGGCGTGCGCCCCTCGCAGCACGTGACGTTCATGGTCATCGCCAGCCCGGCCGGCGCCTACTTCAAGGGTGGGCTCAAGCCGGTCAGCCTGTGGCTGACCGAGGAGTACACCCGGGCCGGACGTGGCGGGATGGGCGCGGCCAAGACCGGCGGCAACTACGCCTCCTCCCTGGTCGCCCAGCAGGAGGCCACCAGCCACGGGTGCGACCAGGTGGTCTTCCTCGACGCGCAGGAGATGCGCTACGTCGAGGAGCTCGGCGGGATGAACATGTACTTCGTGTACGACGACGGGCACATCGTCACCCCGGCGACCGGCACCATCCTCGAGGGGATCACCCGGGCCTCGATCATCGAGCTCGCCGGCAAGCTCGGCCACAGCGTGGAGGAGCGGCGCTTCTCCATCGAGGAGTGGCGCGACGACGTGTCGTCGGGGCGGATCCGCGAGATCTTCGCCTGCGGCACCGCCGCGGTCGTCACCCCGGTCGGCTCCCTCAAGCACGCGGGCGGTGAGATCCCCGCGCCCGCCGACACCGGCGAGGCCGGCGGCGAGCTCACCGGGCGCATCCGCTCCGCGCTCGTCGACCTCCAGTTCGGGCGCGCCGAGGACACGTTCGGATGGATGCACCGCATCGTGTGAGCGTCCCCGAGGAGCGCGCCTCGCGCGGGTAACCTCATCGGGTGAGCACCTCGCCGCGCAGCGACGCCCTCGTCACGGTCGGCGAGTACACGTTGCTGACCAAGCTCGGTGAGGGCGGCATGGGCGTGGTGCACCTCGCGCGTCGTCCTGGCGGCGACCGGGTGGCGCTGAAGGTGCTGCGGCCCCAGGTGGTCGGTGGCGACGACGCCCGGCAGCGCCTGGAGCGCGAGGTCGCCTCCCTCTCACGCGTGCGCAGCCGCTGGGTCGCCGAGGTCCTCGACGCCGACCCGTGGGGCGACGTCCCCTTCGTGGCCACCCGCTACGTGCCCGGTCTGTCGCTGCACGACCACGTGGTGGAGGAGGGCCCGATCCGGGGGCGTGACCTGCTGTGGTTCGCGGGCTGCCTGGCCGAGGGCGTGACCTCGGTGCACGACGTGGGGGTGCTGCACCGCGACATCAAGCCCTCCAACGTGCTGATGGAGGGGCGCACCCCGATCCTCATCGACTTCGGCCTGGCCCGTGTCGCCGACGACCCGCGGCTGACCCACACCGGTTGGCTGATCGGCACCCCGGGCTACCTGGCCCCCGAGATCCTGTACGGCGACGACGCCAGCGCCGCCTCCGACGTGCACTCGTGGGCGGCCACGGTCGCCTACGCCGGCACCGGCCGCGCGCCCTTCGGGCGGGGGCCCTCGATGGCGGTGATGGACCGGGTGCGCCGCGGCGAGCACGACCTCACCGGGCTGCACGGCGACCTCGCCGACGTCGTCGAGGCCGCGCTCGACCCCGATCCCGAGCGGCGGCCGACGCTGAGCGAGATCCTTGCCTGGCTGCGCCCGCAGACCACCCAGGTGCACCGGCGACCCGTCGCCGGTCCGCTGCCCGAGACGCTCCCGGTGCACGTCGCGGCCTGGCCGGACGACGCGACCCGCGTCGAGCCCCTCGACGACGACGGCTACGACGAGGGCCACCCGGACGAGGCCGGCCACACGGCGGTGCTGCCGACCGAGCGCTGGCCCGACCAGCCCTACGACCAGCCCTACGACCAGTCCTACGAGCAGGTGCCGGAGCAGCCCCGCGTCCCGCCGCTCGAGCGGGCGCGACGCGGTCTGCTCCTGCTGGCGGGCGGCGTGGCCGTCGGGGTCGGCGTCGCGGCGGCGCCGTACCTGGGCCTCGCGCTGGTGCTGGTGCTCGTCTGGCTGCTGCGCAGCGGCTCGCTGGCCGCCGGCCACGTGGGGGAGCGCCGCCGCCTGCGCGGGCGGCGCTGGTACGACGCGCCGCTGCTGCTGGTGCGCGCGCCCTGGGACGTGCTGCGCTCCGTGCCCTCGACGCTGGTGCTGCAGCTCTGGGCGATCGGGCTGGCGCTGGCGGCCGGCCTGCTGTGCTACACGTTCGCCCTGGGCACGACCACCACGCTGCTGGTCGGCTCCGGGGCGGTGCTGCTCGGTCTGTGGTGGGGCCCGGGAGGC
This Nocardioides dokdonensis FR1436 DNA region includes the following protein-coding sequences:
- a CDS encoding YczE/YyaS/YitT family protein → MLLADLGPLAQLRAGRLGRRLPQLYVGLWLYGVSLAMMVRADLGVSPWDVLHLGIARYVPLSLGEVLIIVSLLVLLLWIPLREMPGLGTISNALVIGIATDATLAMLDSPDHLGLRIALMVAGVLGNGAATAFYIGAQLGRGPRDGLMTGLHRRTGVSLRLVRTGLEITVVAIGLLLGGAAGVGTVLYALSIGPVTQALLPVLTVRLGPAVDPPGADAATATASSR
- a CDS encoding O-methyltransferase, with translation MSAPPELPDVVRRAFEVSRRAGYVSFCRNETGRLLATLAATRDGTMAEFGTGCGVGTAWLRSGVRDQRARILTAELDPRLAQAAGEIFADDPLVEVLAADWSTLLDKGPFSLLFLDSEQPGAVGVDALADLVADGGIVVLDDFTPCEQWPPVTYGRVDVLREQWLTDPRFTAVEVMVASDASTIIATKR
- a CDS encoding 3-isopropylmalate dehydrogenase, producing the protein MTTTPASSGSVNLAVIPGDGIGQEVTTEALKVLEVAAPAGMHVAQTSYDLGAERYLATGEVLPDTVLSEIRGHDAILLGAVGGKPNDPNLPPGILERGLLLRLRFELDHYVNLRPSRIFPGVTSPLSREILGDDEVDFVVVREGTEGPYTGNGGALRVGTPAEVATEVSVNTAYGVERVLRDAFARAERRPRKKLTLVHKTNVLVHAGAVWWRLTQEVAAEHPDVTVDYMHIDAAMIHMTTNPQRFDVIVTDNLFGDIITDLAGAISGGIGLAASGNINPDRTAPSMFEPVHGSAPDIAGQQVADPTAAILSVSLLLDHLGHAEAASVVEQAVMADLAERGTTTRRTSEVGDAIAKRVAG
- a CDS encoding branched-chain amino acid aminotransferase — protein: MEISVTGNAAPVPDDRLAEILSAPGFGVHFTDHMLTVEWTPEKGWHDARITPYGPITLDPATAVLHYAQETFEGMKAYRHEDGSIWSFRPEENGARMARSSHRLALPVLEVEDFVAAVDALVRVDERWVPDGAGEKSLYLRPFMFASEKFLGVRPSQHVTFMVIASPAGAYFKGGLKPVSLWLTEEYTRAGRGGMGAAKTGGNYASSLVAQQEATSHGCDQVVFLDAQEMRYVEELGGMNMYFVYDDGHIVTPATGTILEGITRASIIELAGKLGHSVEERRFSIEEWRDDVSSGRIREIFACGTAAVVTPVGSLKHAGGEIPAPADTGEAGGELTGRIRSALVDLQFGRAEDTFGWMHRIV
- a CDS encoding serine/threonine-protein kinase produces the protein MSTSPRSDALVTVGEYTLLTKLGEGGMGVVHLARRPGGDRVALKVLRPQVVGGDDARQRLEREVASLSRVRSRWVAEVLDADPWGDVPFVATRYVPGLSLHDHVVEEGPIRGRDLLWFAGCLAEGVTSVHDVGVLHRDIKPSNVLMEGRTPILIDFGLARVADDPRLTHTGWLIGTPGYLAPEILYGDDASAASDVHSWAATVAYAGTGRAPFGRGPSMAVMDRVRRGEHDLTGLHGDLADVVEAALDPDPERRPTLSEILAWLRPQTTQVHRRPVAGPLPETLPVHVAAWPDDATRVEPLDDDGYDEGHPDEAGHTAVLPTERWPDQPYDQPYDQSYEQVPEQPRVPPLERARRGLLLLAGGVAVGVGVAAAPYLGLALVLVLVWLLRSGSLAAGHVGERRRLRGRRWYDAPLLLVRAPWDVLRSVPSTLVLQLWAIGLALAAGLLCYTFALGTTTTLLVGSGAVLLGLWWGPGGSRVRSPLGRVVRPLSARPGSWVAAVLVVLVLAAGAAYSLDQRGPQWSPAQDQPIGSRDAGQGGGLSGIIGRVQHRVLIIR